The following are encoded together in the Tribolium castaneum strain GA2 chromosome 3, icTriCast1.1, whole genome shotgun sequence genome:
- the Arl6 gene encoding ADP-ribosylation factor-like protein 6 isoform X2, whose product MGLFSKFAFFLGVRKKEVNVLVVGLNNSGKSTVVNHFKNEEERVTEIVPTVGFSVEKFQNQNLAFTAFDMSGHGRYRDLWEHYYKDCHGIIFVVDSSDRLRLVVVKEELDLLLQHPDICNRKIPVLFFANKMDCKDALSSVKIAAGLGLDKIMDKPWHIAASNALTGEGLQEGVEWLTQQIRDVVLNKS is encoded by the exons ATGggtttgtttagtaaatttGCCTTTTTCCTTGGTGTGCgaaaaaaagaagttaatGTTTTGGTAGTTGGACTTAATAATAGTGGTAAATCGACAGTTGTCaaccatttcaaaaatgaaGAAGAACGCGTTACTGAGATCGTACCAACAGTGGGGTTCAGCgtcgaaaaatttcaaa ATCAAAATTTGGCTTTCACAGCCTTTGATATGTCTGGGCATGGACGCTACCGCGACCTGTGGGAACATTATTACAAGGACTGCCACGGGATAATTTTTGTGGTGGACAGCAGTGACCGCCTTCGACTGGTTGTCGTTAAAGAAGAATTGGATTTATTGTTGCAACACCCAGACATATGTAATCGCAAAATTCCAGTTCTCTTTTTTGCGAACAAAATGGACTGCAAAGACGCTTTAAGCAGTGTTAAAATTGCCGCAGGACTGGGGTTGGATAAAATAATGGATAAGCCGTGGCATATCGCTGCAAGTAACGCTCTGACTGGGGAAGGCCTGCAGGAAGGAGTTGAATGGTTGACACAGCAAATCAGAGATGTTGTCTTGAATAAGAGTTAA
- the Arl6 gene encoding uncharacterized protein Arl6 isoform X1 gives MFLIPQDPKGVRPKTCWTKRSAFQTGLILILFVAVPFFIVMVALYGHSLTAWKQTEKCFRLCTLLRNWKMKRQLTDPTDYPSFLEEIASKDIEDMERRKRDAATLNQRGNDNEMLSMKLEQKRKETEEKYEEEGLSIQHYFPVAALLEKMYFDGNEDRFKCTIAKLSTNWALTTTDCFNYNSDNWDLLSVRSNSHYWSKGGLIKKIENVFWYEKLVAIKLKSDQASTRFYISQFVNVSNREQIFYWDVNLHLPLQKRVKFGELQITNMPLEKALHVPIFDYGKHLIGFQSFKFTYKNVTAYRSWLRELGAFP, from the exons ATGTTTTTGATACCACAAGACCCAAAAGGTGTTCGGCCCAAA ACATGTTGGACGAAAAGATCTGCCTTTCAAACGGGTCTCattttgatactttttgtgGCAGTTCCATTTTTCATAGTAATGGTTGCTCTGTACGGGCATTCTCTAACGGCCTGGAAGCAAACAGAAAAATGCTTTCGGTTGTGCACTTTGCTTCGCAATTGGAAAATGAAACGACAGCTTACAGATCCCACgg ATTATCCCAGTTTTCTTGAAGAGATAGCATCGAAAGACATAGAAGACATGGAAAGACGCAAACGGGATGCTGCGACTT TGAATCAACGCGGCAACGACAATGAGATGCTCAGTATGAAACTGGagcaaaaaagaaaagaaaccGAAGAAAAATATGAAGAAGAAGGCTTGAGTATTCAACATTACTTTCCTGTGGCAGCTTTACTAGAAAAGATGTACTTTGACGGAAATGAAGATCGATTTAAATGCACAATTGCAAAACTTTCAACCAACTGGGCACTGACAACGActgattgttttaattataatagcGACAATTGGGACTTGTTATCAGTTCGCAGCAACTCGCATTACTGGTCTAAAGGTggcttaataaaaaaaatagaaaatgttttttggtaCGAGAAGCTCGTGGcaatcaaattaaaatctgATCAAGCTTCTACACGATTTTACATCTCCCAGTTTGTAAATGTTTCAAATAGAGAACAAATATTCTATTGGGACGTTAATCTACATCTTCCATTACAAAAAAGAGTGAAATTTGGTGAACTCCAAATTACAAATATGCCCCTAGAGAAAGCACTGCATGTGCCCATATTTGATTACGGCAAACATTTGATTGGTTTCCAGTCGTTTAAATTCacttacaaaaatgtaaccgCCTATCGTTCTTGGTTAAGGGAACTGGGAGCTTTCCCATAA